From Streptomyces sp. TLI_105, the proteins below share one genomic window:
- a CDS encoding YifB family Mg chelatase-like AAA ATPase: MGFARTCSVALVGVEGVVVEVQADLEPGVAAFTLVGLPDKSLSESRDRVRAAVVNSGAEWPQKKLTVGLSPASVPKGGSGFDLAVAAAVLGAAERIDPRTIADLVLIGELGLDGRVRPVRGILPAVLAAAEAGYSQVVVPEQTAGEASLVPGVSVLGVRTLRQLIAVLTDEPVPDEEAGEEGRPDAMLAGLLVPGAGIGTGLAAAPTEGPDLTDVAGQHRARLALEVAAAGGHHLLLSGPPGAGKTMLAERLPGILPPLTRQESLEVTAVHSVAGILPPGEPLVRRAPYCAPHHSATMQSLVGGGNGLPRPGAVSLAHRGVLFLDEAPEFSGKALDALRQPLESGHVVIARAAGVVRLPARFLLALAANPCPCGRHTLYGAGCECPASLVRRYQARLSGPLLDRVDLRVEVEPVTRADLLGQGGRGETTAVVAARVHEARTRSAARLAGTPWRVNSEIPGHELRTRYLAAPGALATAERDVERGLLTARGLDRVLRVAWTVADLAGHDRPDGQDVALALELRTGVARGVPVGAGEPA, from the coding sequence ATGGGATTCGCCCGCACCTGCTCCGTCGCCCTCGTCGGCGTCGAAGGCGTCGTCGTCGAGGTCCAGGCCGACCTCGAACCCGGCGTCGCCGCCTTCACCCTCGTCGGCCTCCCCGACAAGAGCCTCAGCGAGAGCCGCGACCGGGTCCGCGCCGCCGTCGTCAACTCCGGCGCCGAATGGCCCCAGAAGAAGCTGACCGTCGGCCTCAGCCCGGCCTCCGTCCCCAAGGGCGGCAGCGGATTCGACTTGGCCGTCGCCGCAGCCGTCCTCGGTGCCGCCGAGCGGATCGACCCCCGGACCATCGCCGACCTCGTCCTCATCGGCGAACTCGGCCTCGACGGACGCGTCCGGCCCGTCCGGGGCATCCTGCCCGCCGTCCTCGCCGCCGCCGAAGCCGGATACAGCCAGGTCGTCGTCCCCGAACAGACCGCCGGCGAGGCCTCGCTCGTCCCCGGCGTCTCCGTCCTCGGCGTCCGCACCCTCCGCCAGCTGATCGCCGTCCTCACCGACGAACCCGTCCCCGACGAGGAAGCCGGCGAGGAAGGCCGGCCCGACGCCATGCTCGCCGGACTCCTCGTCCCCGGCGCCGGCATCGGCACCGGACTCGCCGCCGCGCCCACCGAAGGACCCGACCTCACCGACGTCGCCGGTCAGCACCGGGCCCGCCTCGCCCTGGAGGTCGCCGCGGCGGGCGGCCACCACCTGCTCCTCTCCGGCCCGCCGGGCGCGGGAAAGACCATGCTGGCCGAGCGCCTCCCCGGCATCCTGCCGCCCCTCACCCGACAGGAATCCCTGGAAGTCACCGCCGTCCACTCCGTCGCCGGCATCCTCCCGCCCGGCGAACCCCTCGTCCGCCGCGCCCCCTACTGCGCGCCCCACCACTCCGCCACCATGCAGTCCCTCGTCGGCGGCGGGAACGGTCTCCCCAGGCCCGGCGCCGTGTCCCTGGCCCATCGCGGCGTGCTGTTCCTGGACGAAGCCCCGGAGTTCTCCGGCAAGGCCCTCGACGCGCTCCGCCAGCCCCTCGAATCCGGACACGTCGTCATCGCCCGCGCCGCCGGCGTCGTCCGCCTCCCCGCCCGTTTCCTCCTCGCCCTCGCCGCCAACCCCTGCCCCTGCGGCCGGCACACGCTGTACGGCGCCGGATGCGAATGCCCCGCCTCCCTCGTCCGCCGCTACCAGGCACGGCTCTCCGGGCCCCTGCTCGACCGCGTCGACCTCCGGGTGGAAGTCGAACCCGTCACCCGCGCCGACCTGCTCGGACAGGGCGGCCGGGGCGAGACCACCGCCGTCGTCGCCGCCCGGGTCCACGAAGCCCGGACCAGGTCCGCCGCCCGCCTCGCCGGCACCCCCTGGAGGGTGAACAGCGAGATTCCCGGGCACGAGCTCCGCACCCGCTACCTCGCCGCACCCGGGGCCCTCGCCACCGCCGAGCGCGACGTCGAACGCGGACTGCTCACCGCCCGCGGCCTCGACCGGGTCCTCCGCGTCGCCTGGACCGTCGCCGACCTCGCCGGACACGACCGTCCCGACGGCCAGGACGTCGCCCTCGCCCTCGAACTGCGCACAGGCGTCGCCCGCGGCGTGCCCGTCGGAGCGGGGGAGCCCGCATGA
- a CDS encoding NUDIX hydrolase, with protein MTDAEASGPGPSAGPEPVPEAGSGRRRVARVVLLDPDDRILLLHGHEPDDPDDAWWFTPGGGVEGDETREEAALRELAEETGITEVDLGPVLWKRYCSFPFDGRRWDQDEWYYLARVRGTGAAPRPQALTELETRSLAGLRWWTSAELSAARETVYPTRLAELLRTLLDEGPPGAPVVLAPEIV; from the coding sequence ATGACGGACGCGGAGGCTTCGGGGCCGGGGCCTTCGGCGGGCCCGGAACCCGTACCGGAAGCGGGCTCCGGACGGCGGCGGGTCGCGCGCGTCGTCCTGCTCGACCCGGACGACCGCATCCTGCTCCTGCACGGCCACGAGCCCGACGACCCGGACGACGCCTGGTGGTTCACCCCCGGCGGCGGCGTGGAGGGCGACGAGACCCGGGAGGAGGCGGCGCTGCGCGAACTCGCGGAGGAGACCGGCATCACCGAGGTCGACCTCGGCCCCGTGCTCTGGAAGCGGTACTGCTCCTTCCCCTTCGACGGGCGCCGCTGGGACCAGGACGAGTGGTACTACCTGGCCCGCGTCCGCGGGACGGGGGCCGCCCCCCGGCCGCAGGCCCTCACGGAACTGGAGACCCGGAGTCTCGCGGGGCTGAGATGGTGGACCTCCGCCGAACTGTCGGCGGCCCGTGAGACGGTGTACCCGACCAGACTCGCCGAGCTGCTGCGCACGCTGCTCGACGAGGGACCTCCGGGTGCGCCGGTGGTTCTCGCCCCGGAAATCGTTTAG
- the dprA gene encoding DNA-processing protein DprA, translated as MTTDPTRTAPSVPTAPSIRTAPTALTAPTAPTAPTEEHLARATLSRAVEPGDEHAGRWLRRYGATGFLDRLLHAGDDTSPFPGTGAKRVASWRQRATAARPGHDLDTVHGLDGRFLVPGDPEWPRQLDDLGDARPIGLWVRGPADLRTWALRSVALVGARACTPYGAHTAADLAADLSRQGWVIVSGAAYGIDGAAHRGALAAGGATVAVLACGVDTPYPRGHDRLIRRIAEQGLVVGELPPDSHPTPSRFILRNRVIAALTRGTVVVEAQHRSGSLVTARAAGRLGRHTMGVPGPVTSALSAGVHELLRGDATLVTDADEIVELVGDIGQLAPARRGPVLPRDLLAPATAHVLEAVPARGPTPTTVIARRAGTTPDDTLAKLYELHSLGFVERHGEGWRLTNTATEASNARRGGP; from the coding sequence ATGACCACCGACCCCACCCGCACGGCCCCGAGCGTTCCCACGGCTCCGAGCATCCGCACGGCCCCCACCGCCCTGACCGCTCCCACCGCCCCGACCGCCCCCACCGAAGAGCACCTGGCCCGTGCCACCCTCAGCCGCGCCGTCGAACCCGGCGACGAACACGCCGGCCGGTGGCTCCGCCGGTACGGCGCCACCGGCTTCCTCGACCGCCTGCTCCACGCCGGGGACGACACCTCCCCCTTCCCCGGCACCGGAGCCAAGCGCGTCGCCTCCTGGCGTCAACGCGCCACCGCCGCCCGCCCCGGCCACGACCTCGACACCGTCCACGGCCTCGACGGCCGCTTCCTCGTCCCCGGCGACCCCGAATGGCCACGTCAACTCGACGACCTCGGAGACGCCCGCCCCATCGGCCTCTGGGTCCGCGGCCCGGCCGACCTGCGCACCTGGGCGCTGCGCTCCGTCGCCCTCGTCGGCGCCCGCGCCTGCACCCCGTACGGCGCCCACACCGCCGCCGACCTCGCCGCCGACCTCAGCCGACAGGGCTGGGTCATCGTCTCCGGAGCCGCCTACGGCATCGACGGCGCCGCCCACCGGGGCGCCCTCGCCGCCGGCGGCGCCACCGTCGCCGTCCTCGCCTGCGGCGTCGACACCCCCTACCCCCGCGGCCACGACCGGCTCATCCGGCGCATCGCGGAACAAGGCCTCGTCGTCGGCGAGTTGCCGCCCGACAGCCATCCCACACCCAGCCGCTTCATCCTCCGCAACCGCGTCATCGCCGCCCTCACCCGGGGAACGGTCGTCGTCGAGGCCCAGCACCGCAGCGGCTCCCTCGTCACCGCCCGCGCCGCCGGGCGCCTCGGTCGCCACACCATGGGCGTCCCCGGCCCCGTCACCAGCGCACTCTCCGCCGGCGTCCACGAACTCCTGCGCGGCGACGCCACCCTCGTCACCGACGCCGACGAGATCGTCGAACTCGTCGGCGACATCGGCCAGCTCGCCCCCGCCCGCCGGGGCCCCGTCCTGCCCCGCGACCTCCTCGCCCCCGCCACCGCGCACGTCCTCGAAGCGGTCCCCGCCCGCGGCCCCACGCCCACCACCGTCATCGCCCGCCGCGCCGGAACCACCCCCGACGACACCCTCGCCAAGCTGTACGAACTCCACTCGCTCGGCTTCGTCGAGCGGCACGGGGAGGGATGGCGGTTGACGAACACCGCGACAGAAGCGTCGAACGCGCGGCGAGGCGGTCCTTGA
- the whiG gene encoding RNA polymerase sigma factor WhiG codes for MPQHTSGSDRAAVPPAARGTVRPPAPTSLDELWRSYKDTGDERLREQLILHYSPLVKYVAGRVSVGLPSNVEQADFVSSGVFGLIDAIEKFDVERAIKFETYAITRIRGAMIDELRALDWIPRSVRQKARNVERAYATLEAQLRRTPSESEVAAEMEITLEELHAVFSQLSLANVVALEELLHVGGEGGDRLSLMDTLEDTAADNPVEVAEDRELRRLLARAINTLPEREKTVVTLYYYEGLTLAEIGHVLGVTESRVSQIHTKSVLQLRAKLADVGR; via the coding sequence ATGCCCCAGCACACCTCCGGGTCTGACCGCGCTGCGGTGCCCCCAGCAGCCCGGGGCACCGTGCGACCGCCCGCACCGACCTCACTCGACGAGCTGTGGCGCTCGTACAAGGACACCGGCGACGAGCGGCTGCGGGAGCAGCTGATCCTGCACTACTCGCCGCTCGTCAAATACGTCGCCGGACGGGTCAGCGTGGGGCTGCCGTCCAACGTGGAGCAGGCCGACTTCGTCTCCTCCGGGGTCTTCGGCCTCATCGACGCCATCGAGAAGTTCGACGTCGAGCGCGCGATCAAGTTCGAGACGTACGCCATCACCCGCATCCGCGGCGCCATGATCGACGAACTCCGTGCCCTGGACTGGATCCCGCGCTCCGTCCGCCAGAAGGCCCGCAACGTCGAGCGCGCCTACGCCACCCTCGAGGCCCAGCTCCGGCGCACCCCCTCCGAGAGCGAGGTCGCCGCGGAGATGGAGATCACTCTGGAGGAACTGCACGCCGTCTTCAGCCAGTTGTCCCTGGCGAACGTGGTCGCCCTGGAAGAGCTGCTGCACGTCGGAGGCGAGGGCGGCGACCGCCTCTCCCTCATGGACACCCTCGAGGACACCGCCGCCGACAACCCCGTCGAGGTCGCCGAGGACCGCGAGCTGCGCCGACTGCTCGCCCGCGCCATCAACACGCTCCCCGAACGGGAGAAGACCGTCGTCACGCTCTACTACTACGAGGGCCTGACCCTCGCCGAGATCGGCCACGTCCTCGGCGTCACCGAGAGCCGCGTCAGCCAGATCCACACCAAGTCCGTCCTGCAGCTCCGCGCCAAGCTGGCCGACGTCGGCCGCTGA
- the rpsB gene encoding 30S ribosomal protein S2 translates to MAVVTMRELLESGVHFGHQTRRWNPKMKRFIFTERNGIYIIDLLQSLSYIDRAYEFVKETVAHGGSIMFVGTKKQAQEAIAEQATRVGMPYVNQRWLGGMLTNFSTVYKRLQRLKELEQIDFEDVAASGLTKKELLVLSREKAKLEKTLGGIREMQKVPSAVWIVDTKKEHIAVGEARKLHIPVVAILDTNCDPDEVDYKIPGNDDAIRSVTLLTRVIADAVAEGLIARSGAATGDSKPGEKAAGEPLAEWERDLLEGEKKADEAAEAPAAEAPAAEAAPAEAAAEAPAADAEQA, encoded by the coding sequence ATGGCCGTCGTCACGATGCGGGAGCTGCTGGAGAGCGGCGTCCACTTCGGTCACCAGACCCGTCGCTGGAACCCGAAGATGAAGCGCTTCATCTTCACCGAGCGCAACGGCATCTACATCATCGACCTGCTCCAGTCGCTGTCGTACATCGACCGCGCCTACGAGTTCGTCAAGGAGACCGTCGCGCACGGCGGCTCCATCATGTTCGTCGGTACGAAGAAGCAGGCCCAGGAGGCCATCGCCGAGCAGGCGACGCGTGTCGGCATGCCGTACGTCAACCAGCGTTGGCTCGGTGGCATGCTCACCAACTTCTCCACCGTCTACAAGCGTCTGCAGCGCCTCAAGGAGCTCGAGCAGATCGACTTCGAGGACGTCGCCGCCTCGGGTCTCACCAAGAAGGAGCTCCTGGTCCTCTCCCGCGAGAAGGCCAAGCTGGAGAAGACCCTCGGTGGTATCCGCGAGATGCAGAAGGTGCCGAGCGCCGTCTGGATCGTCGACACCAAGAAGGAGCACATCGCCGTCGGTGAGGCGCGCAAGCTCCACATCCCGGTCGTCGCGATCCTCGACACCAACTGCGACCCCGACGAGGTCGACTACAAGATCCCGGGCAACGACGACGCGATCCGCTCCGTCACCCTGCTCACCCGCGTGATCGCCGACGCCGTCGCCGAGGGCCTCATCGCCCGCTCCGGCGCCGCGACCGGCGACTCGAAGCCGGGCGAGAAGGCCGCCGGCGAGCCCCTCGCCGAGTGGGAGCGCGACCTGCTCGAGGGTGAGAAGAAGGCCGACGAGGCCGCCGAGGCCCCCGCCGCCGAGGCCCCCGCTGCCGAGGCCGCCCCGGCCGAGGCCGCCGCCGAGGCTCCGGCCGCGGACGCCGAGCAGGCCTGA
- a CDS encoding TetR/AcrR family transcriptional regulator: MAEHRTMQRGALLDAARSLLSEGGTEALTFPALAERTGLARSSVYEYFRSRAAVVEELCAVDFPVWAAEVEAAMAGAETPRGKVEAYVRTQLDLVGDRRHRAVVAISASELEDGARERIRAAHGGLVAMIVEALAALGQPQPRLGAMLLQGVVDAAVRRIELGAAEDPTDIAEAAVTMALHGVAGPQA; encoded by the coding sequence GTGGCCGAGCACCGGACGATGCAGCGCGGCGCCCTCCTGGACGCCGCGCGTTCCCTGCTGTCCGAGGGGGGTACGGAGGCACTGACCTTCCCCGCCCTCGCCGAGCGCACGGGCCTGGCCCGCTCGTCGGTCTACGAGTACTTCCGGTCCCGCGCCGCCGTCGTCGAGGAGCTCTGCGCCGTCGACTTCCCGGTCTGGGCCGCCGAGGTCGAGGCCGCCATGGCCGGCGCCGAGACGCCGCGCGGCAAGGTCGAGGCGTACGTCCGCACCCAGCTCGACCTCGTCGGGGACCGGCGCCACCGGGCGGTCGTCGCCATCTCGGCGAGCGAACTGGAGGACGGTGCCCGCGAGAGGATCCGCGCGGCCCACGGCGGACTCGTCGCCATGATCGTCGAAGCCCTCGCCGCCCTGGGCCAGCCCCAGCCCCGCCTGGGCGCCATGCTCCTCCAGGGCGTCGTCGACGCCGCCGTCCGCCGCATCGAGCTCGGCGCGGCCGAAGACCCCACGGACATCGCCGAGGCGGCGGTCACGATGGCCCTCCACGGCGTCGCCGGCCCCCAGGCCTGA
- a CDS encoding DUF2469 domain-containing protein: MSAEDLEKYETEMELKLYREYRDVVGLFKYVIETERRFYLTNDYEMQVHSVQGEVFFEVSMADAWVWDMYRPARFVKQVRVLTFKDVNIEELNKSDLELPGS; the protein is encoded by the coding sequence ATGAGCGCCGAGGACCTCGAGAAGTACGAGACCGAGATGGAGCTGAAGCTCTACCGGGAGTACCGCGACGTCGTCGGACTGTTCAAATACGTGATCGAGACCGAGCGACGTTTCTACCTCACCAATGACTACGAGATGCAGGTGCACTCGGTGCAGGGCGAGGTGTTCTTCGAGGTCAGCATGGCCGACGCCTGGGTCTGGGACATGTACAGGCCCGCCAGGTTCGTCAAGCAGGTCCGTGTCCTGACCTTCAAGGACGTGAACATCGAGGAGCTCAACAAGAGCGACCTCGAACTCCCCGGCAGCTGA
- a CDS encoding YraN family protein has translation MNKTQALGRYGEELATRRLTATGMHILARNWRCGRTGEIDIVARDGDTLVICEVKTRRDGPYEHPMAAVTADKAERLRRLAACWLDRNDIPAPAGGVRIDLVGIVLPRKGAPVLTHAQGVA, from the coding sequence ATGAACAAGACCCAAGCCCTCGGACGGTACGGGGAGGAGCTGGCGACCCGCCGGCTCACCGCGACCGGCATGCACATCCTCGCCCGCAACTGGCGCTGCGGCCGGACCGGCGAGATCGACATCGTCGCCCGCGACGGCGACACCCTCGTCATCTGCGAGGTCAAGACCCGGCGCGACGGCCCCTACGAGCACCCGATGGCCGCCGTCACAGCCGACAAGGCCGAGCGGCTCCGCCGCCTCGCCGCCTGCTGGCTCGACCGCAACGACATCCCGGCCCCCGCCGGCGGCGTCCGCATCGACCTCGTCGGCATCGTCCTGCCGCGCAAGGGCGCCCCCGTCCTCACCCACGCCCAGGGGGTGGCCTGA